A window of the Haloarcula litorea genome harbors these coding sequences:
- a CDS encoding CPBP family intramembrane glutamic endopeptidase yields the protein MSLAPPYVDVADGRTVVTSVVRALAVVAAAFLLAAVIGSIATSLAGVEELDATQVSAPLYALLNGLAFVGFLLAAVGFVRLRDEPGLVHVRSPSASTVGWALVGVVAVLLSAVVMDAVVAALSALVESLFGVGVETGQNNIVEQGRANPELFLWMVPVSLLLVGPGEELVFRGVVQGLFRRSFGVVPGIVLASALFGVGHYAAVSSGSAWTYILVAGSLGLVLGVLYEYTENIAVPALAHGLWNAGLFVVNYYTVTAGVPVPG from the coding sequence CTCGCTCCCCCATACGTCGACGTCGCCGACGGCCGGACCGTCGTCACGAGCGTCGTCCGTGCCCTGGCGGTGGTCGCGGCCGCGTTCCTGCTCGCCGCCGTCATCGGCAGCATCGCGACGTCGCTCGCCGGCGTCGAGGAACTGGACGCCACGCAGGTGTCGGCCCCGCTGTACGCGCTGTTGAACGGGCTGGCGTTCGTCGGCTTCCTCCTCGCCGCCGTCGGCTTCGTGCGGCTGCGCGACGAGCCCGGGCTCGTCCACGTCCGGTCGCCCTCCGCGTCGACGGTCGGGTGGGCGCTGGTCGGCGTCGTCGCCGTCCTCCTGAGCGCGGTGGTGATGGACGCCGTCGTCGCCGCGCTCTCGGCGCTCGTCGAGTCGCTGTTCGGCGTCGGCGTCGAGACCGGGCAGAACAACATCGTCGAGCAGGGGCGTGCCAACCCCGAGCTGTTCCTCTGGATGGTCCCCGTCTCGCTGCTGCTCGTGGGGCCGGGCGAGGAGCTGGTCTTCCGCGGGGTCGTACAGGGGCTGTTCCGCCGGTCGTTCGGCGTCGTCCCGGGGATCGTCCTCGCGAGCGCGCTGTTCGGCGTCGGTCACTACGCCGCCGTCAGTTCCGGCAGCGCGTGGACCTACATCCTCGTCGCCGGGTCGCTGGGGCTGGTGCTGGGCGTCCTCTACGAGTACACCGAGAACATCGCCGTGCCGGCGCTGGCCCACGGGCTCTGGAACGCCGGGCTGTTCGTCGTCAACTACTACACCGTCACGGCCGGCGTCCCGGTGCCCGGCTGA